A genomic window from Chitinophaga pollutisoli includes:
- a CDS encoding DUF819 family protein, translating to MNEVTVRQPLIQQDIVVFAILVLITTAVHLTSNSQNRVLKKFYFFCPPLLVMYFVPGILNTANVINGENSRVYELISKFLLPAGLVLFTLSVDIRELWKLRKKAGAMFLAGAVGVIIGGPLTILIVKQFAPGLVGGEGPDAVWRGLACVSGSWIGGSANLAALSEVFKPSPKLFSSMVILDTIIANLWLAILLFGVGRNKQINRFFRANDNDVDEVREKIAAYQLATSKIPSLGNVLSILAVAFGGCGLAYFIAEPTVAYIQMQYPVLERFSLTSGFFWVVILCTTIGVALSFTPLRRLEGSGASRTGNVFLYLFITAVGMQMDIASVAENYGLLLVGFIWLLFHILAMLIVGRLIKAPYFFFAVAGEANLGGAVQASLIASAFHPALAPVGVLLAVLGYVFGNYGGYLCGLLMQWASG from the coding sequence ATGAATGAAGTAACAGTCCGCCAGCCGCTCATCCAGCAGGATATCGTCGTTTTCGCCATCCTGGTGCTGATTACGACGGCCGTGCACCTCACGTCGAATTCGCAGAACCGTGTGCTGAAGAAGTTTTATTTCTTTTGTCCGCCTTTGCTGGTCATGTATTTCGTGCCCGGCATATTGAACACCGCCAACGTCATCAACGGGGAAAACTCGCGGGTATACGAGCTAATTTCGAAGTTTTTGCTGCCGGCGGGCCTGGTGTTGTTTACGCTGAGCGTGGATATCCGGGAATTGTGGAAGCTCCGCAAAAAAGCGGGCGCCATGTTTTTGGCGGGCGCTGTAGGTGTGATCATCGGCGGGCCGCTGACGATCCTCATTGTGAAACAATTCGCACCCGGCCTGGTCGGCGGCGAAGGGCCGGACGCCGTTTGGCGGGGACTGGCCTGCGTTTCGGGCAGCTGGATTGGCGGAAGCGCGAACCTGGCGGCGTTGAGCGAGGTATTCAAACCCAGTCCGAAGCTTTTCTCCAGCATGGTGATCCTTGACACGATCATCGCCAACCTGTGGCTGGCGATCCTGTTGTTCGGCGTAGGGAGGAACAAGCAAATAAACCGTTTTTTCCGCGCCAATGACAATGATGTGGACGAGGTGCGGGAGAAGATAGCAGCATATCAGCTGGCGACGTCGAAGATTCCGAGCCTGGGCAATGTATTGTCGATTCTGGCGGTAGCCTTCGGAGGATGCGGGCTGGCGTACTTCATCGCGGAGCCTACGGTAGCGTACATCCAGATGCAATACCCTGTGCTGGAGCGTTTCAGTCTTACGTCGGGGTTCTTTTGGGTGGTGATTTTATGCACCACGATCGGGGTGGCGTTGTCGTTCACGCCGTTGCGCAGGCTGGAGGGTTCCGGCGCTTCGCGGACGGGGAACGTGTTTCTGTACCTGTTCATCACCGCGGTGGGTATGCAGATGGATATTGCCAGCGTGGCGGAGAACTACGGCTTGTTGTTGGTCGGGTTTATCTGGCTGTTGTTCCATATCCTGGCCATGCTGATCGTGGGACGGCTGATCAAAGCGCCTTACTTCTTTTTCGCGGTAGCGGGCGAAGCAAACCTCGGCGGCGCGGTGCAGGCATCGCTGATCGCGTCGGCCTTTCACCCGGCGCTGGCGCCCGTTGGCGTATTACTGGCCGTGTTGGGTTATGTATTCGGCAATTACGGCGGCTATCTGTGCGGGTTGCTCATGCAGTGGGCATCCGGTTGA
- a CDS encoding glycoside hydrolase family 43 protein, which translates to MVHILKCAVAAALMAMAMALPCAAQQPSIFLADPTIFTDKGQYYLYGTSSSRGFLVYTSKDLKTWQAPADTSRRLALQRGEAFGNGGFWAPQIFKHKGAYYMAYTADEQIAIAKASHPAGPFKQDKPFALSGSGKQIDPFVFFDPNGKVYLYHVKLQQGNRIFVSEMRPDLSDVIPGTEKECIASTEGWENTVNAEWPVAEGPTVLLHKKTYYLIYSSNDFRNKDYAVGYATSSSPTGPWKKYPGNPVINRQLVGHNGSGHGDVLYDKSGKMRYVLHTHRTADRVSPRATAIIDIRFRPGTDGVDVLEADAQSFRWLESKD; encoded by the coding sequence ATGGTACACATTCTCAAATGCGCGGTAGCGGCAGCCTTGATGGCGATGGCGATGGCGCTGCCCTGCGCGGCGCAGCAGCCGTCCATCTTCCTGGCCGACCCTACCATTTTCACCGACAAGGGGCAATACTATCTCTACGGCACCAGCAGCAGCAGGGGCTTCCTCGTATATACTTCCAAAGATCTGAAAACATGGCAGGCGCCGGCGGATACTTCGCGCAGGCTGGCGTTGCAGCGTGGTGAGGCATTCGGTAACGGGGGCTTCTGGGCGCCGCAGATCTTTAAACATAAAGGCGCTTACTACATGGCGTATACGGCTGACGAGCAAATTGCGATCGCCAAGGCCTCCCATCCCGCGGGCCCTTTCAAACAGGACAAACCCTTTGCACTGAGCGGCTCCGGCAAGCAAATCGATCCATTCGTTTTCTTTGACCCCAACGGAAAAGTCTATCTCTACCACGTCAAATTGCAGCAAGGCAACCGGATCTTCGTTTCAGAAATGCGGCCGGATTTATCCGATGTGATCCCCGGCACCGAAAAGGAATGCATCGCAAGCACCGAAGGCTGGGAAAACACCGTGAATGCGGAGTGGCCCGTGGCGGAGGGGCCTACCGTACTCCTGCATAAAAAAACATACTACCTCATTTACTCCTCGAACGATTTCCGCAATAAGGATTACGCGGTGGGATATGCTACTTCCTCCTCCCCCACCGGCCCCTGGAAAAAATATCCAGGCAACCCGGTCATCAACCGGCAATTGGTCGGCCATAACGGCTCCGGCCACGGCGATGTGCTGTACGACAAATCCGGGAAGATGCGCTACGTGCTGCATACCCACCGGACGGCCGACCGCGTTTCGCCCCGTGCCACGGCCATCATCGACATCCGTTTCCGTCCGGGCACCGACGGCGTTGATGTATTGGAGGCGGATGCCCAATCGTTCCGCTGGCTGGAATCCAAAGATTAA
- a CDS encoding lipocalin family protein, with product MKKSTLYWTLALAGGALLLRNATRVSIPKGAKAVRPFNLRKYLGQWYEIARLDYRWERSLNNVSAFYSQNADGSVKVENRGYDYKRGKWRESTGKAKPVFLEDEARLKVSFFGPFYAGYNVVAIDREYRHALVFGNDLRYMWILSRDPEIPDEIRDQYLAYAREIGYDTEKLVWVEHD from the coding sequence ATGAAAAAAAGTACGCTATACTGGACATTGGCCCTGGCCGGCGGCGCACTGCTGTTACGCAACGCTACGCGGGTCAGCATCCCGAAAGGGGCCAAAGCCGTCCGCCCGTTCAACCTCCGCAAATACCTCGGCCAGTGGTACGAAATCGCAAGGCTGGATTACCGCTGGGAAAGGTCCCTCAACAACGTTTCCGCTTTTTACTCGCAGAATGCCGATGGCTCTGTGAAAGTCGAGAACCGGGGCTATGATTATAAACGCGGCAAATGGCGGGAAAGCACCGGCAAAGCGAAACCCGTTTTCCTGGAAGACGAAGCCCGCCTGAAAGTCTCCTTTTTCGGCCCCTTTTACGCGGGGTACAATGTGGTAGCCATCGACCGCGAATATCGCCACGCACTCGTTTTCGGTAACGATCTCCGCTATATGTGGATTTTATCCCGCGATCCTGAAATCCCCGACGAGATAAGAGACCAATATCTCGCGTACGCCCGGGAAATCGGGTATGACACCGAAAAACTCGTCTGGGTCGAACACGACTGA
- a CDS encoding Lrp/AsnC ligand binding domain-containing protein — translation MPTKSSPQPELDELDLNIIYALSSDADTSHKELAKRYNVSPGTIHFRVLRMKDNGILGESKMKVNLHSIGLKVTAFVGIYLQNATKHDFVVAKLHRIREVVRVHTLTGQFSLLAEVVCSDREHLRAVLYEQIHHITGVDRTESMISLQEEFSKDVHVPCFGDLS, via the coding sequence ATGCCAACCAAATCATCACCGCAGCCAGAGCTTGACGAGCTCGATCTCAACATCATCTACGCGTTGTCATCCGACGCGGACACTTCCCACAAGGAACTGGCGAAGCGATACAATGTGTCGCCTGGAACGATCCATTTCCGCGTATTGCGGATGAAGGACAACGGCATCCTGGGAGAGTCGAAGATGAAAGTAAACCTGCACAGCATTGGGCTGAAGGTTACCGCATTCGTGGGGATTTACCTCCAGAACGCAACGAAGCACGATTTCGTGGTCGCGAAGCTGCACCGTATCCGGGAAGTGGTGCGGGTGCATACGCTCACGGGGCAGTTCAGCCTGCTGGCGGAAGTAGTCTGTTCCGACCGGGAGCACCTGCGCGCGGTGTTGTACGAGCAGATCCATCATATCACCGGCGTCGACCGGACGGAATCCATGATCTCCCTGCAGGAAGAATTCTCCAAAGACGTACACGTTCCCTGCTTCGGGGATTTGAGTTAA